The following proteins are co-located in the Dehalococcoidia bacterium genome:
- a CDS encoding NADH-quinone oxidoreductase subunit N produces the protein MRLDWSLLAPEYVLAGWAAMLVLVDLFLPRLRREWLGYLAAAGALAAAGTSTIWLGDEATFGNLLDIDNYTTFFRLLFHGIAFVVCLISARYVGERLRHHGEYYALVLLAALGATYMAAARELLSAYIALELSSFSLYVLASFAKAEVRSNEGGLKYMLLGAFSSAILLYGLSMVYAVAGTTQYEGIREALAGDLGGARSAALLGLVLLVAGLGFKVAAVPFHMWTPDAYEGAPLPVTALISALSKAAGFALFIKLFVQAFMPLADDWRPLLAGLAAATMVLGNLVAIQQRNIKRLLAYSSIGQVGYILAGVVALSPDRPDVASAILFHLAGYVISNLAAFACAIVYYNWTGEEDIYGYRGLAERAPFLALAMSASLFSLAGMPLFAGFVTKFVLFQAIAQEDFLWLAGVGVLTSFISLYYYLMVMKQMYLGEPAEPTRFPTPWLEYAAVAALLAGIFLVGLAPLPVMEAAERAATLVYRDLGPALLAGR, from the coding sequence ATGAGGCTGGACTGGTCGCTCCTCGCTCCCGAATACGTTCTGGCCGGCTGGGCGGCCATGCTGGTGCTGGTGGACCTCTTCCTGCCCCGCCTGCGCCGGGAGTGGCTGGGCTACCTGGCGGCGGCCGGAGCGCTGGCTGCCGCTGGCACATCGACCATCTGGCTGGGGGACGAGGCGACCTTTGGCAACCTGCTGGACATCGACAACTACACGACCTTCTTCCGTCTGCTCTTTCACGGCATCGCCTTTGTCGTCTGCCTCATCTCGGCCCGCTACGTGGGGGAACGGTTGCGCCACCACGGCGAGTATTACGCGCTGGTGCTGCTGGCGGCCCTGGGCGCCACCTACATGGCTGCCGCCAGAGAGCTGCTGTCGGCCTACATCGCCCTGGAGCTGTCCAGCTTCAGCCTCTACGTGCTGGCCTCCTTCGCTAAGGCGGAGGTGCGCTCCAACGAGGGAGGCCTGAAGTACATGCTGCTGGGGGCTTTCTCCTCGGCCATCCTTCTCTACGGCCTGAGCATGGTCTACGCCGTGGCCGGCACCACCCAGTACGAAGGCATACGCGAGGCCCTGGCGGGCGACCTGGGCGGGGCGCGCTCGGCGGCCCTGCTGGGGCTGGTTCTGCTGGTGGCTGGGCTGGGCTTCAAGGTGGCGGCGGTGCCCTTCCACATGTGGACGCCCGACGCCTACGAGGGGGCGCCCCTGCCGGTGACCGCCCTCATCTCGGCCCTCTCCAAGGCGGCGGGCTTCGCCCTGTTCATCAAGCTGTTCGTGCAGGCCTTCATGCCCCTGGCCGATGACTGGCGTCCCCTGTTGGCGGGACTGGCGGCTGCCACCATGGTGCTGGGCAACCTGGTGGCCATCCAGCAGCGCAACATCAAGCGGCTTCTGGCCTATTCCAGCATCGGTCAGGTGGGCTACATCCTGGCGGGGGTGGTGGCCCTTTCGCCCGATCGGCCGGACGTGGCCAGCGCCATCCTGTTCCATCTGGCCGGCTACGTCATCAGCAACCTGGCCGCCTTCGCCTGCGCCATCGTCTACTACAACTGGACAGGGGAGGAGGACATATACGGCTACCGGGGCCTGGCGGAGCGGGCACCCTTCCTGGCCCTGGCCATGTCGGCCTCCCTCTTCTCTCTGGCAGGGATGCCCCTCTTCGCCGGCTTCGTCACCAAGTTCGTCCTGTTTCAGGCCATCGCCCAGGAGGACTTTCTGTGGCTGGCAGGGGTGGGCGTCCTGACCAGCTTCATCTCCCTGTACTATTACCTGATGGTGATGAAGCAGATGTATCTGGGGGAGCCTGCGGAGCCCACCAGGTTCCCGACGCCCTGGCTGGAGTATGCGGCGGTGGCGGCCCTGCTGGCGGGCATATTCCTGGTGGGGCTGGCGCCTTTGCCGGTCATGGAGGCCGCCGAGCGGGCGGCGACGCTGGTCTATCGCGACCTGGGGCCGGCGCTGCTGGCTGGCCGTTAG
- a CDS encoding sigma-70 family RNA polymerase sigma factor, with amino-acid sequence MQQSDAFSEAFQAFYPRIFSFILARTRDQHVAEDLTAEAFVRAYRYWDRLRHEEALASWLFRIAKNLVASHRRRTRTLERALDKAARFNTNGNDILLDPEEVVLHKEELAQLKHLLTRLSPREQEILALRFEWGLDSRQIGELLGLSDVHVRVIIYRALGRLRRGFEGAKTAADQAASVG; translated from the coding sequence ATGCAACAGTCCGACGCTTTCAGTGAAGCCTTCCAGGCATTCTATCCGCGCATCTTCAGCTTCATACTGGCCCGGACCCGTGACCAGCACGTGGCCGAGGACCTGACGGCCGAGGCCTTCGTCCGCGCCTATCGCTACTGGGACCGCCTCAGACACGAAGAGGCCCTGGCCAGCTGGCTCTTCCGCATCGCCAAGAACCTGGTGGCCAGCCACCGTCGTCGCACCCGCACGCTGGAGCGGGCGCTGGACAAGGCGGCCCGCTTCAACACCAATGGCAACGACATCCTGCTGGACCCGGAAGAGGTGGTGCTGCACAAGGAAGAACTGGCCCAGCTCAAGCACCTGCTCACTCGCCTTTCCCCGCGGGAGCAGGAGATCCTGGCCCTGCGCTTCGAATGGGGCCTGGACAGCCGTCAGATAGGCGAGTTGCTGGGGCTATCGGATGTGCATGTGCGGGTCATCATCTACCGGGCGCTGGGACGCCTGCGCCGCGGCTTCGAGGGCGCGAAGACGGCTGCCGACCAGGCCGCTTCGGTGGGCTAA
- a CDS encoding NADH-quinone oxidoreductase subunit M codes for MEWAVFATIAIPIGTCLLLMLVPYRHDEQVRYLPVPKLGPLPDRLPLSGRYLVRYICLLSGTALFALSLLIFVAYQFEDGGYRFELRLDWLRDVAFLGENGISFHLAVNGITAPLILLTGIVIFTGVFISWNIDYRNKDYFVLLFLLVSGVYGVFASLDLFWFFFWYEVAVLPMYFLIAIWGASTNFGTFVRTKEYGALKLVLYLVAGSVLIFIGIFATFVEAGLGTFDLPALQAVAYDETFQKVFFPFFMLGFGVLAGLWPFHTWSPDGHVAAPTAVSMLHAGVLMKLGAFGILQVGMALMPEGAHFWAPVMMTLGVTGALYGAVSALAQTDLKYMVGYSSVSHMGYVIMGLASMHEIGISGAVLQMFAHGVMTALMFTNVGALYDQAHVRDMTIFGGLAQRMPRHAAYWAAAGLSSLGLPGLAGFVAEVLIFIGVFKAGYPWAGALGILAAAITATYILRMLARAYFGPFNERWAFLKEMRLGEQFGGAVLVLFLVLVGMWPFPFIERISASVKNLPGITQ; via the coding sequence ATGGAGTGGGCCGTATTCGCTACCATCGCCATACCCATCGGCACCTGCTTGCTGCTGATGCTGGTGCCCTACCGACATGACGAGCAGGTGCGCTACCTGCCCGTGCCCAAGCTGGGGCCTCTGCCCGATCGGCTGCCGCTGTCGGGGCGCTACCTGGTGCGCTATATCTGTCTGCTTTCGGGGACGGCCCTCTTCGCCCTGTCGCTGCTCATCTTCGTGGCCTATCAGTTCGAGGACGGCGGTTACCGTTTCGAGCTGAGGCTGGACTGGCTGCGGGACGTGGCCTTTCTGGGCGAGAACGGCATCAGCTTCCACCTGGCGGTGAACGGGATAACGGCGCCCCTCATCCTGCTGACGGGCATCGTCATCTTCACCGGCGTGTTCATCTCCTGGAACATCGACTACCGCAACAAGGACTACTTCGTGCTGCTGTTCCTGCTGGTATCGGGGGTGTATGGCGTCTTCGCCAGCCTGGACCTGTTCTGGTTCTTCTTCTGGTACGAGGTGGCGGTGCTGCCGATGTACTTCCTCATCGCCATCTGGGGGGCCAGCACCAACTTCGGCACGTTCGTGCGGACCAAGGAGTACGGGGCACTGAAGCTGGTGCTCTACCTGGTGGCGGGCAGCGTGCTCATCTTCATCGGCATCTTCGCCACCTTCGTGGAGGCGGGGCTGGGCACCTTCGACCTGCCGGCCCTGCAGGCGGTGGCCTACGACGAGACCTTTCAGAAGGTATTCTTCCCCTTCTTCATGCTGGGCTTCGGGGTGCTGGCGGGCCTGTGGCCCTTCCATACCTGGTCACCCGACGGGCATGTGGCGGCGCCGACGGCGGTGAGCATGCTGCACGCCGGGGTGCTGATGAAGCTGGGGGCCTTCGGCATCCTGCAGGTAGGGATGGCCCTGATGCCCGAGGGCGCCCACTTCTGGGCGCCGGTGATGATGACGCTGGGGGTGACGGGCGCCCTGTACGGGGCCGTCTCGGCCCTGGCCCAGACGGACCTGAAGTACATGGTGGGTTACTCCAGCGTCAGCCACATGGGCTACGTCATCATGGGCCTGGCCAGCATGCACGAAATAGGCATCAGCGGGGCGGTATTGCAGATGTTCGCTCACGGGGTGATGACCGCCCTCATGTTCACCAACGTGGGCGCCCTCTACGACCAGGCCCACGTGCGAGACATGACCATCTTCGGCGGCCTGGCCCAGCGGATGCCCCGCCACGCTGCCTACTGGGCGGCGGCGGGCCTCTCCTCGTTGGGGCTGCCGGGGCTGGCGGGGTTCGTGGCCGAGGTGCTGATCTTCATCGGCGTGTTCAAGGCCGGCTACCCCTGGGCGGGGGCGCTGGGCATCCTGGCGGCGGCCATCACCGCCACCTACATCCTGCGCATGCTGGCCCGCGCTTACTTCGGCCCGTTCAACGAGCGCTGGGCCTTCCTGAAGGAGATGCGCCTCGGTGAGCAGTTTGGAGGGGCCGTGCTGGTCCTCTTCCTAGTGCTGGTGGGCATGTGGCCCTTCCCCTTCATCGAGCGCATCTCGGCTTCGGTGAAGAACCTGCCGGGGATAACGCAATGA